The nucleotide window GCGGGAGGTCGTGGCGGCGCGCCGCAACGTCATCGTCTGCGGCGGCACCGGGTCGGGCAAGACGACGCTGCTCAACGCGCTCGCGAGTGCGATCCCGTCGGGGGGCCGCATCGTGACCGTCGAAGACGCCGCCGAACTGCGGTTGCACCAAGACCACGTCGTGCGGCTCGAAGCGCGTCCGGCCAACGCCGAGGGGGTCGGCCGCGTCACGATCCGAGAGCTGGTGCGCAACGCACTGCGCATGCGCCCCGATCGCATCATCGTCGGCGAGTGCCGCGGCGCCGAGGCGCTCGACATGTTGACGGCGATGAACACCGGCCACGAGGGGTCGATGTCGACGTGTCACGCCAACAGCCCGCTCGACGCGCTGCGCCGCCTCGAGACGATGGTGCTCCTCGCGGGTGAAGGCCTCCCGCTCGACGCCGTGCGCGACCAACTCCACGCGGCCATCGACGTCGTCATCGAAGTCGCCCGCGGGCGCGACGGCCGCCGCCGCATCCGCTCCGTCGTCGAAGTCGCGGAACCCGGCAGCACCGGCCCGCGCGTGCGGCCCCTGGAGATCGCGTGAGCACGTTCGGCCTCGTGTTCGCGTTGCTCGGCGCCACCGGTGTTGCCTTCACCCGGGCGTACCGCGCTCAGCGGCGCGTCGTCGTGATCGGGCGCGTATCGGGGGAGGTGCCGCCCCGCAGCCCCCGAAACGTCCGATCCCGTACGTGGCGCACGCCGCCCGCCCGCCTGCGACGCGAGCTGGCATCGCTCGACCTCGCTCTCGACGCAGCCCGCGTATGGCGGATCTGGCGTGGGTCGACGGTGGCGGCCGCACTGATAGGCGTCGTGGTGGTCGGTCCGGTGTTCGGCGTGTTGCTCGCTGCGCTCACAGGCGCGGCGCCGGTCATCGCCTGTCTCGTGCTGCGCAGCCGCGCCGAAGCCGCGTACGACGCCACCCTCGCATCCGCGCTCGACGCCGCCGCGCGCGGCGTGCGCTCCGGCGGATCGCTACCCCAAGCCGTGGCGGAGGCGGCGGTGAGTGTGCGCGGCCGTGTCGCTCACGACCTGTCGCGCGTCGCGGCCGGGGTCGAACGCGGACGCCCTTTCGCCGACGCGTTGCGCGCGTGGCGAACGCAGCGCGACCGTCCCGCAGTGCGCTTGGCCGTGGGCGCCCTCGTGCTCGCCACGCAAACCGGTGGCCCCCCAGCTCGCGTGATCGAGGACGTCGCTTCCGCCATCCGCACGCGCCAGCAAGTCGCGCGCGAGGCGCAGGCGCTGGCCGCGCAGGCGCGGCTGTCCGCGCTCGTCGTCGGCGTTGCGCCCATCGGCTTCATGTTGGTGACCTGCCTCACCGACTCGCGCAACAGCCACATGCTGTTCGGCACACCGATCGGGGTCATGTGCGTGGTGACGGGCTTACTGCTCGACGCCGTTGGCGCCTTCTGGATGCACCGGATGAGCGCCACGGTGGCGCCGTGAGCGGGCCGACGCTGGTTGCTCTCGGGTGGGCGGCAGTGTGCACCGGCTGGCTGGCACGCGCCCGACCCTCCGCCGCAGCCCGCGCCCTTGACCTCGCACCCCGTTCCGGTCCCGGCCCACGGCGTCTACCGGCCATGACCGCGCTGCCTTCGCCGCGTCAGGCGGGCGCCGTATTGATTGGCGCGCTGGCGTGCGCCGTCGTGTTCCCGCCCGCCGGCGTTGGGTTGCTCGTCGCGTTCGGCGTCCGGCCGCTCCTGCGCCGACGGCGCGAACAACGTGCGCGCGCCGCGGCCGTCGAGCGCGACCTCGCCGACGTCGTGGCACTCGTCGGCCTGGCGGTCAGCGCCGGCACAAACCTGACGGGTGCCCTCGGCGCCGCCGCCGCCCACGCCGAGGGGCCGCTGGCCGAAGCGATGGCCGCGGCGGTGGTCATTGCCCGCCGCGGCGGTCGCATCGCCGACGCGCTCGAGGAGTTGCCCGAGCGCCTGGGCGAATCGGTGCGGCCGCTCGTGGCCGCGCTCGTGGCGTGTGACCGCTACGGCGCGCCGCTCGGTCCGACCCTCGACCGGCTCGCGCTCGACGTTCGTACCGCGTCGCGCCAGCGCGCCGAAGCCGCCGCGCGCCGCCTTCCCGTGCGCCTCCTCTTCCCCCTCATCAGCTGCATCCTGCCGGCGTTCGCCCTTCTCACGGTGGCGCCGCTGATCGCCGGGTCCTTCCGCGGACTCGGCCTGTGACTCTCGAGCCCGAGACTCCGAGAAAGGGAGCTTCCATGTTCATGCTGTTTCCGCTGTTCTGGCTGCAACTCAACGCAGCTCGCGTCGCCCGGCGCGTGAGCCGAACCGACCGTGGTCAGGCGACTGCCGAGTACGCACTCGTGCTGCTCGGCGCGGCGGCTGTCGCCGTCCTGCTGATGGGCTGGGCGGCTAAGTCCGGCAAGATCGGCGACCTGTTGAACGCCGTGTTCGACACCGTCACCCGCAAGGTCAAGTGAACACGCGGCAGCGGCTTGGCCGTCGCGAGCGCGGCCAAGCCGTTGTCGAGCTCGCCCTCACCATTCCTTTCGTCGTGCTCCTCTTGCTCGGCACGATCCAGGTCGGACTAGTCGTTCGGGATGAGATCCTCACGGTCCACGCCTCGCGCGAAGCGGCGCGGGTCGGCGCCGTCGATCCCGATCCCGAAGCGGCGCGTCACGCCGCCTCGGCGTCGACCGGGCTCGATCCGCGGCGAATGTCCGTATCTGTCAGTCACCGAGGCGGGCCAGGTTCGACACTCACCGTGACCGTCCATTACGCTTCGCCAACAGAAGTACCTCTTGTCGGGGCATTTCTCCCTGATGTTCGGCTACGGGCGGTGGCCGCCATTCGGGTCGAAGTGTGACGGAACGTGGGATTTTCCGCCACGCTGCGAGAAAAAAAGCAGGAGATCTGCAGAAACACGCGGAATTACTGGTCT belongs to Acidimicrobiales bacterium and includes:
- a CDS encoding type II secretion system F family protein — translated: MTALPSPRQAGAVLIGALACAVVFPPAGVGLLVAFGVRPLLRRRREQRARAAAVERDLADVVALVGLAVSAGTNLTGALGAAAAHAEGPLAEAMAAAVVIARRGGRIADALEELPERLGESVRPLVAALVACDRYGAPLGPTLDRLALDVRTASRQRAEAAARRLPVRLLFPLISCILPAFALLTVAPLIAGSFRGLGL
- a CDS encoding DUF4244 domain-containing protein, with amino-acid sequence MFMLFPLFWLQLNAARVARRVSRTDRGQATAEYALVLLGAAAVAVLLMGWAAKSGKIGDLLNAVFDTVTRKVK
- a CDS encoding type II secretion system F family protein, producing the protein MSTFGLVFALLGATGVAFTRAYRAQRRVVVIGRVSGEVPPRSPRNVRSRTWRTPPARLRRELASLDLALDAARVWRIWRGSTVAAALIGVVVVGPVFGVLLAALTGAAPVIACLVLRSRAEAAYDATLASALDAAARGVRSGGSLPQAVAEAAVSVRGRVAHDLSRVAAGVERGRPFADALRAWRTQRDRPAVRLAVGALVLATQTGGPPARVIEDVASAIRTRQQVAREAQALAAQARLSALVVGVAPIGFMLVTCLTDSRNSHMLFGTPIGVMCVVTGLLLDAVGAFWMHRMSATVAP
- a CDS encoding TadE family protein is translated as MNTRQRLGRRERGQAVVELALTIPFVVLLLLGTIQVGLVVRDEILTVHASREAARVGAVDPDPEAARHAASASTGLDPRRMSVSVSHRGGPGSTLTVTVHYASPTEVPLVGAFLPDVRLRAVAAIRVEV
- a CDS encoding ATPase, T2SS/T4P/T4SS family, whose amino-acid sequence is MTDAIAQRVRARLVRDVDPATTVDATLVARFVRDEAPLLDAALADAAVADVLADVLGLGALEPLLRDPEVSEVMVNGPGRVWVERAGALEPTPVTLDTRQIEHIIEKIVGPLGLRVDRSSPAVDARLADGSRVHAIVPPLAVDGPYLTIRRFRARVVELAEFCDRTEVVTKLREVVAARRNVIVCGGTGSGKTTLLNALASAIPSGGRIVTVEDAAELRLHQDHVVRLEARPANAEGVGRVTIRELVRNALRMRPDRIIVGECRGAEALDMLTAMNTGHEGSMSTCHANSPLDALRRLETMVLLAGEGLPLDAVRDQLHAAIDVVIEVARGRDGRRRIRSVVEVAEPGSTGPRVRPLEIA